In Arthrobacter ramosus, one DNA window encodes the following:
- a CDS encoding adenylate kinase, translated as MLIIGPPGSGKGTQAERISERLGVVAISTGDIFRANVKGGSPLGIEAKKYMDAGDFVPDSVTNEMVRSRLSEDDVENGFLLDGYPRTTSQVDYLDEILATGEQELDVVLQLTADDDELVHRLLGRAKETGRSDDNEAVIRHRLDLYHEQTEAVVAKYAERGILRKVDGHGGIEDVTDKLMGAIESPSRVSIAGGR; from the coding sequence ATGCTGATTATTGGCCCGCCCGGTTCCGGCAAGGGCACGCAGGCGGAACGGATCTCCGAACGCCTCGGCGTCGTTGCGATCTCCACCGGGGACATCTTCCGCGCCAACGTGAAGGGCGGGTCGCCCCTTGGCATCGAAGCCAAGAAGTACATGGACGCCGGAGATTTCGTGCCGGACAGCGTGACGAATGAAATGGTGCGCAGCCGCCTCAGCGAGGACGACGTCGAAAACGGCTTCCTGCTGGACGGTTACCCCCGCACCACATCACAGGTGGACTACCTCGATGAGATCCTCGCCACCGGTGAGCAGGAGCTTGACGTTGTCCTGCAGCTGACCGCCGATGATGACGAACTGGTCCACCGCCTGCTGGGCCGCGCCAAGGAGACCGGCCGCAGCGATGACAACGAAGCCGTTATCCGCCACCGGCTGGACCTTTACCACGAGCAGACCGAAGCCGTAGTGGCCAAGTATGCAGAGCGCGGCATACTGAGAAAGGTTGATGGCCACGGCGGGATCGAGGATGTCACCGACAAGCTAATGGGCGCCATCGAAAGCCCAAGCAGGGTGTCCATCGCCGGCGGACGGTAG
- the acs gene encoding acetate--CoA ligase translates to MSNARTEAPYRPPHPGDALENLLHENRKFAPTPEFAANAVVGAGVYAEAEADRPGFWARQARELLDWDTDFSQALDWSEPPFAKWFVGGQVNAAYNALDRHVENGLGDRVAIFFEGEPGDTRTYTYAQLTEEVKRCANAFESLGVVKGDRVAVYLPMIPEAVITMLACARIGAVHSVVFGGFSADALRSRIDDAEATLVVTADGTYRRGKPSPLKPAVDQALAKPGHSVEHVVVVRRNGEPVDWVQGRDRWWEDTVGTASGEHTAVGHDAEHPLFILYTSGTTGKPKGILHTTGGYLTQTAYTHRAVFDLHPDTDVFWCTADVGWVTGHSYVAYAPLVNGATQVMYEGTPDSPHQGRWWDIVQKYKVSILYTAPTAIRTFMKWGKEIPARYDLSSIRVLGSVGEPINPEAWMWYREVIGSNAGRNGEKKEHPAPIVDTWWQTETGAQMIAPLPGVTATKPGSAQVPVPGIAIDVVDETGQSVPDGHGGYLVVREPWPAMLRGIWGDPERFKETYWSRFEGMYFAGDGAKKDEDGDIWLLGRVDDVMNISGHRLSTTEIESALVSHPAVAEAAVVGAADETTGQAVVAFVILRESAPSGQDSGDATIAELRNHVGKEIGPIAKPRHILVVPELPKTRSGKIMRRLLKDVAEGREPGDATTLSDPTIMAQIAQSLKK, encoded by the coding sequence ATGTCCAACGCCCGCACCGAAGCACCGTACAGGCCACCTCATCCCGGCGATGCCCTTGAAAATCTTCTCCATGAGAACCGGAAGTTCGCGCCGACCCCGGAGTTCGCCGCGAACGCGGTCGTCGGCGCCGGGGTGTATGCGGAGGCGGAGGCGGACCGGCCAGGGTTCTGGGCCAGGCAGGCCCGGGAGCTGCTGGACTGGGACACGGACTTCAGCCAGGCCCTGGACTGGTCCGAGCCGCCGTTCGCGAAGTGGTTCGTCGGCGGGCAGGTCAACGCCGCGTACAACGCCCTGGACCGGCACGTCGAAAACGGGCTCGGGGACCGGGTGGCCATCTTCTTCGAGGGCGAACCCGGCGACACCCGGACCTACACGTACGCGCAGCTCACCGAGGAGGTGAAGCGGTGCGCGAACGCCTTCGAATCCCTGGGCGTGGTCAAGGGGGACCGGGTGGCCGTGTACCTGCCCATGATCCCGGAAGCGGTGATCACGATGCTGGCCTGCGCCCGGATCGGGGCCGTGCATTCGGTGGTGTTCGGCGGTTTCTCCGCCGACGCCCTGCGCTCCCGGATCGATGACGCCGAAGCCACACTCGTGGTGACCGCGGACGGCACGTACCGGCGTGGCAAGCCCAGCCCGCTCAAGCCCGCCGTGGACCAGGCCCTGGCCAAGCCAGGACATTCGGTGGAGCACGTCGTGGTCGTCAGGCGCAACGGCGAACCCGTGGACTGGGTCCAGGGCCGGGACCGGTGGTGGGAGGACACCGTCGGGACCGCGTCGGGGGAGCACACCGCCGTCGGGCATGATGCCGAACACCCTTTGTTCATCCTGTATACCTCCGGGACCACGGGCAAGCCCAAGGGCATCCTGCACACCACCGGCGGGTACCTGACCCAGACCGCGTACACGCACAGGGCGGTCTTCGACCTGCACCCGGACACGGACGTGTTCTGGTGCACCGCCGACGTCGGCTGGGTCACCGGACACTCCTACGTCGCCTACGCCCCCCTGGTCAACGGCGCCACCCAGGTCATGTACGAAGGCACCCCGGATTCCCCGCACCAGGGCCGCTGGTGGGACATCGTTCAAAAGTACAAGGTCTCCATCCTCTACACCGCCCCCACCGCGATCCGGACCTTCATGAAATGGGGCAAGGAGATCCCGGCCCGGTACGACCTGTCCTCGATCCGGGTCCTGGGCTCCGTGGGCGAACCCATCAACCCCGAAGCCTGGATGTGGTACCGGGAGGTCATCGGCTCCAACGCCGGCAGGAACGGCGAAAAAAAGGAACACCCTGCCCCGATCGTGGACACCTGGTGGCAGACCGAAACCGGCGCCCAGATGATCGCACCCCTGCCCGGGGTCACCGCGACCAAGCCCGGCTCCGCGCAGGTCCCGGTGCCGGGCATCGCGATCGACGTCGTGGACGAGACCGGCCAGTCCGTCCCGGACGGGCACGGCGGCTACCTCGTGGTCCGCGAACCCTGGCCCGCGATGCTGCGCGGCATCTGGGGAGACCCGGAACGGTTCAAGGAGACCTACTGGTCCCGCTTCGAGGGCATGTACTTCGCCGGGGACGGGGCCAAGAAGGACGAGGACGGGGACATCTGGCTCCTGGGCCGGGTCGATGACGTCATGAACATCTCCGGGCACCGGCTCTCCACCACCGAAATCGAATCCGCCCTCGTCTCCCACCCCGCCGTGGCCGAAGCCGCCGTCGTCGGGGCCGCCGACGAAACCACCGGCCAGGCCGTCGTCGCGTTCGTCATCCTGCGTGAATCCGCCCCGTCGGGACAGGACAGCGGCGACGCCACCATCGCCGAGCTCCGCAACCACGTCGGCAAGGAAATCGGCCCCATCGCCAAACCCCGGCACATCCTCGTGGTCCCCGAACTGCCCAAAACCCGCTCCGGCAAAATCATGCGCCGCCTCCTCAAAGACGTCGCCGAAGGCCGCGAACCCGGCGACGCCACCACCCTCTCCGACCCCACCATCATGGCCCAGATCGCGCAATCACTGAAGAAATAG
- the adhP gene encoding alcohol dehydrogenase AdhP, with the protein MTTTMQAAVVTEFGKDLQIQSLPIPVPGRGEALVRVMTTGVCHTDLHAAEGDWPVKPSPPFVPGHEGVGEVVALGEGVTDLAVGDLVGNAWLWSACGDCQFCRTGWETLCEAQKNAGYSVDGSFGEYMLVDSRFAARIPAGSDPVEVAPVLCAGVTVYKGLKMTEARPGQWVTISGIGGLGHIAVQYAVAMGLRVAAVDIADDKLALAKKHGAELTVNALHEDPAEVIQRETGGCHGVLVTAVHPSAFGQAIGMARRGGTIVFNGLPPGDFPAPIFEIVLKGLTVRGSIVGTRQDLEEALDFYAQGKIHPTVSTRELSEVNAVLDEMKHAKIDGRVVIKY; encoded by the coding sequence ATGACGACGACAATGCAAGCAGCCGTAGTAACTGAATTCGGTAAAGACCTTCAGATCCAGTCCCTTCCCATTCCTGTTCCCGGCCGGGGGGAAGCACTGGTCAGGGTCATGACCACCGGGGTGTGCCACACGGACCTGCACGCCGCGGAGGGGGACTGGCCGGTCAAGCCCTCGCCGCCGTTCGTGCCCGGCCATGAAGGCGTGGGCGAGGTGGTGGCCCTCGGTGAGGGCGTCACGGACCTGGCCGTCGGGGATCTGGTGGGCAACGCCTGGCTCTGGTCCGCCTGTGGCGATTGCCAGTTCTGCCGGACGGGTTGGGAAACGCTCTGTGAGGCCCAGAAGAACGCCGGCTACAGCGTGGACGGCTCCTTCGGGGAGTACATGCTGGTGGACAGCCGGTTCGCCGCGAGGATTCCGGCAGGGTCGGACCCGGTGGAGGTCGCCCCGGTGCTGTGCGCCGGGGTCACCGTGTACAAGGGGTTGAAGATGACCGAGGCCAGGCCGGGCCAGTGGGTCACCATTTCCGGGATCGGCGGCCTGGGGCACATCGCGGTCCAGTACGCGGTGGCCATGGGATTGCGGGTCGCCGCGGTGGACATCGCCGACGACAAGCTCGCCCTCGCCAAAAAACACGGCGCCGAGCTCACGGTCAACGCGTTGCACGAGGATCCCGCGGAAGTCATCCAGCGGGAAACCGGAGGCTGCCACGGCGTCTTGGTCACGGCGGTGCACCCCTCGGCGTTCGGGCAGGCGATCGGCATGGCCAGGCGCGGCGGGACGATCGTGTTCAACGGACTCCCGCCGGGAGACTTTCCTGCGCCGATTTTCGAGATTGTTCTCAAGGGCCTGACGGTCCGCGGCTCGATCGTGGGAACGCGCCAGGACCTGGAGGAAGCGCTGGATTTCTATGCGCAGGGCAAGATCCACCCGACCGTGTCCACGCGGGAACTCTCCGAGGTCAACGCGGTCCTTGACGAAATGAAGCACGCCAAGATCGACGGCCGCGTGGTCATCAAGTACTGA
- a CDS encoding ring-opening amidohydrolase — protein sequence MRTDVHVCQMRTPADVSEIAKLFDAGTIDPADVVAVVGKSEGTGLGRDVGRETADLAIRTLLAQRTGCSPAEIADRVCIVLSGGSPGVITPHVALFTRTADPAPKPGSGSPRLVVGLSHSEEILPEEVGRMGQISKVRSAVSAAMEDAGLTDPADVHLVLVKAPSLTAESIADANSRGHETVTRDVSIGAEGAICYSNDGSALGVALALGEADDYQVHDSMVRRDWSVFSDVAMTSSGGEKTHAEVLLLGNSTDSSSPLRIGHRSMRTIIDASAVSGALESAGIGAGCDVSETSKSVVYALAKMIMPETAELDGRRITMLDDQVGYHVAKAMGGFLLASQTGHTTVFVSGGERNSHQGPPNGNPLAVIVRATE from the coding sequence ATGCGAACTGACGTGCATGTATGCCAGATGCGAACCCCTGCCGATGTCTCGGAGATCGCCAAGCTCTTCGACGCCGGAACCATCGATCCCGCCGACGTCGTCGCCGTCGTGGGCAAGAGCGAAGGGACCGGTCTTGGCCGGGACGTCGGCCGGGAGACCGCCGACCTGGCAATCCGGACACTCCTCGCTCAGCGGACCGGATGCAGCCCGGCTGAGATCGCCGACCGGGTCTGCATCGTGCTCTCTGGCGGCAGCCCCGGGGTGATCACGCCCCACGTTGCCCTCTTCACGCGGACGGCCGACCCCGCTCCGAAACCGGGCAGCGGCAGTCCGCGCCTCGTCGTCGGGTTGTCACATTCCGAGGAAATCCTCCCCGAGGAAGTCGGGCGGATGGGCCAGATCTCCAAGGTCCGGTCGGCCGTCAGCGCTGCCATGGAGGATGCCGGGCTGACGGATCCGGCCGATGTCCACCTCGTCCTCGTCAAGGCGCCGTCCCTGACCGCCGAGTCGATCGCGGACGCTAACTCCCGTGGCCATGAAACTGTCACAAGGGACGTCTCCATCGGAGCCGAGGGCGCCATCTGCTACTCCAACGACGGATCCGCGCTCGGCGTCGCCCTCGCCTTGGGCGAGGCAGACGACTATCAAGTACACGATTCGATGGTACGCAGGGACTGGTCGGTGTTCTCGGACGTCGCCATGACTTCCTCCGGGGGCGAGAAAACCCATGCCGAAGTTCTGCTGCTCGGCAACTCCACGGACTCTTCCAGCCCACTGCGTATCGGCCACCGATCAATGCGGACCATCATCGACGCATCCGCCGTAAGCGGTGCTCTCGAATCCGCAGGCATCGGAGCCGGCTGCGACGTCAGTGAAACGTCAAAATCTGTTGTGTACGCCTTGGCCAAGATGATTATGCCCGAAACAGCCGAGCTGGACGGCCGACGCATCACCATGCTGGACGACCAGGTCGGTTACCACGTCGCCAAGGCAATGGGCGGCTTTCTCTTGGCCTCGCAGACCGGCCACACCACGGTCTTCGTCAGCGGTGGTGAGCGGAATTCGCATCAAGGCCCTCCCAACGGCAACCCGCTGGCAGTCATTGTCCGAGCGACGGAATGA
- a CDS encoding amidase, with product MTATRVTLRELAAQVRSGRLAGDALVKHAGDQIEHRNGTLNALVCSRSTNAQQEAATSDWTDRPLAGIPFTVKDMLATADLPTTCGSRTLENWSAGVDATAVARMRAAGAVLMGKSNCPEFALGVDTNNELFGRTFNPLGEWTPGGSSGGEAAAIAAGMSLVGLGSDYGGSIRWPAQCTGLVGLRPTVGRVPRSGEQPTLPGADPLGVEAVSFQDAVQVIGPIGRSIDDMHTVLSVISGPDGIDPVAVDEPLGHYREVDPRDIEVRWGTHIGNVPVDPEVVRTVLFAVEVLRSSGTRVQEGLPDAVNDGLQVYDLLRAADAMSTIAALNTARPGLIGAPVRAMLGNRTEPGRAERAALWEHRNQIVAKLRQWLTGERALILPVSVDIPRDLHGDVANFPLLAPSRAISLCGFPSLSVPVATAHSGAPISVQVVAPPFREDIALALGAALEQASEGVRTTTLKNRIQDAN from the coding sequence GTGACCGCCACCCGGGTGACCTTGCGGGAGCTCGCGGCGCAGGTGCGGTCCGGACGGTTGGCCGGTGACGCCCTTGTGAAGCATGCGGGGGACCAGATTGAACACCGCAACGGCACACTCAATGCCTTGGTCTGCAGCCGGAGCACCAATGCCCAGCAAGAAGCCGCTACATCGGACTGGACAGACCGCCCGCTTGCCGGCATTCCGTTCACCGTGAAAGACATGCTCGCGACGGCAGACCTGCCGACCACCTGCGGATCCCGGACCCTTGAAAACTGGAGCGCTGGAGTCGACGCAACTGCGGTGGCCAGAATGCGTGCCGCCGGCGCCGTCCTCATGGGCAAGTCCAACTGTCCGGAGTTTGCCCTGGGCGTGGACACGAACAACGAGTTGTTCGGCAGGACGTTCAATCCGCTCGGAGAGTGGACGCCAGGGGGATCCAGCGGCGGTGAAGCCGCCGCGATTGCCGCCGGAATGTCATTGGTGGGCCTCGGGAGCGACTACGGCGGCTCGATCCGCTGGCCGGCCCAGTGCACAGGCCTCGTCGGTCTGCGTCCAACCGTGGGACGCGTCCCCAGATCGGGGGAGCAGCCGACCCTTCCCGGCGCCGATCCGCTGGGAGTGGAGGCAGTCTCGTTCCAGGACGCCGTCCAGGTCATCGGCCCGATCGGCCGGAGCATCGATGACATGCACACAGTGCTTTCTGTGATCAGCGGCCCGGACGGAATCGACCCGGTCGCGGTCGACGAGCCGCTGGGGCACTACCGCGAAGTGGACCCGCGTGACATCGAAGTCCGCTGGGGTACCCACATCGGGAACGTCCCGGTGGACCCCGAGGTTGTGCGAACCGTCCTTTTCGCGGTCGAAGTACTCAGGTCATCCGGAACGCGTGTCCAGGAGGGCCTGCCCGACGCCGTCAACGACGGGCTTCAGGTCTATGACCTGCTCCGTGCCGCCGACGCCATGAGCACCATCGCCGCCCTCAATACTGCGCGCCCGGGACTCATTGGGGCCCCCGTCCGGGCCATGCTCGGAAACCGGACGGAACCCGGCCGAGCCGAACGCGCCGCGCTGTGGGAACACCGGAACCAGATTGTCGCCAAGCTTCGTCAGTGGCTCACGGGGGAGCGGGCCCTCATCCTGCCTGTGAGCGTTGACATCCCCCGGGACCTGCACGGGGATGTAGCGAACTTCCCCTTGCTGGCACCTAGCCGCGCCATAAGCCTTTGCGGCTTCCCGTCCTTGTCCGTGCCCGTCGCCACTGCCCACTCGGGAGCGCCCATCTCCGTCCAAGTCGTCGCGCCCCCTTTCAGGGAAGATATCGCGCTCGCGCTCGGCGCGGCGCTGGAGCAGGCGTCCGAAGGGGTGCGCACCACAACACTGAAGAACAGGATCCAGGATGCGAACTGA
- a CDS encoding GntR family transcriptional regulator, which translates to MSAEATAHGTSKVVVPTMADAVVQRLRGLIVSGEFRPGERLVEERLSEMFGVSRPPLREALRILQRDGLVQSLPRRGFIVIPITAEDVREIYSLRFALERMAVELGMPVLDPSRLQPMRDALEDMRVAAEEMNDEAAVEANSRFHLALISLPGHKRLINTYEGLRLQLELCMGYNLKFREQMFGDRKDMHPRHAQLLESIETGDKEAVLYEIAHHGNASLLENLDDLIGAGG; encoded by the coding sequence ATGAGTGCTGAAGCAACGGCCCACGGCACCAGCAAAGTCGTCGTCCCGACCATGGCCGACGCCGTCGTCCAGCGGCTGAGGGGCCTGATCGTGTCCGGGGAATTCCGGCCCGGGGAACGGCTCGTTGAGGAGCGGCTGTCGGAGATGTTCGGCGTCAGCCGGCCGCCCCTCCGGGAGGCCTTGCGGATACTTCAGCGGGACGGGCTGGTCCAAAGCCTTCCGCGTCGGGGCTTCATCGTCATCCCCATCACGGCCGAAGACGTCCGGGAGATCTATTCCCTCCGTTTCGCCTTGGAGCGGATGGCCGTGGAACTGGGCATGCCGGTCCTGGACCCGAGCCGGCTTCAGCCCATGCGCGATGCCCTCGAAGACATGCGCGTCGCCGCCGAAGAAATGAACGATGAAGCAGCGGTCGAGGCCAACAGCCGCTTCCACCTGGCGTTGATCTCGCTGCCGGGTCACAAACGGCTCATCAACACCTACGAAGGACTCCGCCTTCAGCTCGAGCTCTGCATGGGATACAACCTGAAGTTCCGCGAACAGATGTTCGGTGACCGCAAAGACATGCACCCCCGCCATGCTCAATTGCTGGAAAGCATCGAAACGGGTGACAAGGAAGCCGTCTTGTATGAGATCGCCCATCACGGCAACGCGTCTCTCCTTGAAAATCTCGATGATCTGATTGGCGCCGGAGGGTGA
- a CDS encoding CaiB/BaiF CoA transferase family protein: MAALDGLKVIDLTRYLSGPTLTMLLADLGADVIKIETLPTGDPARQSGPFHGDESVYYLASNRNKRSFAVDLRQAEGRDLLLGLIDDADVFVQNFRPGTAEQMGLGAELLRARNPRLIYVNISGFGTKPPGDALPGFDQTAQAMSGLMSVTGTQETGPLRVGIAISDSATGVFAAVGVLAALHERDRTGSGSVVESSLMESTLTLMSYQAQKYLSLGLVPGRDGNDHPIMFPQGTFKTRDASVTLASGNEKMWRRLCTVLNLDGLAEDPRFADNAGRMTNRVELRRLIEDALATRGADEWIPLINDAGIPCGRVLDLEQALNHPITAALGMVQTVEHPELGTMKVLGQAVKVQGSEDGWLRRPAPMLGEHTLEIAAELGVPSSEIARLMEAGIITGPVHVHPDLDRVSNGGL; encoded by the coding sequence ATGGCCGCGCTTGACGGTTTGAAAGTCATTGACCTTACCCGCTATCTTTCGGGTCCGACGTTGACGATGCTTTTGGCAGACCTAGGGGCCGACGTCATTAAGATCGAGACCCTCCCGACCGGGGATCCGGCCCGCCAGTCCGGCCCGTTCCACGGAGATGAAAGCGTCTACTATCTCGCATCGAACCGCAATAAGCGTTCGTTTGCCGTGGACCTCCGACAGGCGGAAGGCCGGGACCTGCTGCTGGGGCTCATCGATGACGCAGATGTCTTCGTCCAGAACTTCCGTCCGGGAACGGCCGAACAGATGGGTCTGGGCGCCGAACTGCTCCGGGCCCGCAATCCGCGGCTGATCTACGTCAATATCAGTGGATTCGGCACCAAGCCGCCAGGCGACGCGCTTCCCGGATTCGATCAGACGGCACAGGCGATGTCCGGCCTCATGAGTGTGACCGGGACACAGGAGACCGGACCGCTGCGCGTCGGGATTGCCATCAGCGACTCAGCGACGGGCGTCTTCGCGGCCGTCGGCGTCCTGGCGGCACTGCACGAGCGCGACCGGACGGGCTCGGGTTCGGTAGTTGAATCCTCGCTGATGGAGTCCACCCTGACGCTGATGTCGTACCAGGCGCAGAAGTACCTCAGCTTGGGTCTCGTCCCGGGACGAGACGGGAACGATCACCCGATCATGTTCCCGCAGGGGACGTTCAAGACCCGGGACGCGTCGGTGACCCTCGCGTCGGGGAACGAGAAGATGTGGCGGCGTCTCTGCACCGTGTTGAACCTGGATGGTTTGGCCGAGGACCCCAGATTCGCCGACAACGCTGGCCGCATGACCAACCGCGTCGAGCTCCGCCGTCTCATCGAGGATGCCCTGGCAACGCGGGGCGCGGACGAGTGGATCCCGCTCATCAACGACGCCGGCATTCCCTGCGGACGTGTGCTGGACCTGGAGCAAGCCCTTAATCACCCGATTACGGCGGCTTTGGGCATGGTGCAAACCGTTGAGCACCCGGAACTGGGTACCATGAAAGTGCTTGGCCAGGCGGTCAAGGTCCAGGGCAGCGAAGACGGCTGGCTGCGCCGCCCCGCACCCATGTTGGGCGAACACACGCTGGAAATCGCGGCGGAACTTGGCGTCCCGTCGTCGGAGATCGCCCGCCTGATGGAGGCCGGCATCATCACGGGTCCGGTCCACGTCCACCCGGACCTTGACAGAGTCAGCAATGGCGGACTATGA
- a CDS encoding enoyl-CoA hydratase/isomerase family protein, whose protein sequence is MMRVIEAAKDLLAVLEAEPSADTVKDMIAVQTLALGNKTAVVVTLTRPAQHNALTLAGWQRLGAVFTDLRDDPAVRVVIVRGAGGRAFGAGADISEFPAKRLGTTAADRYNAAIAVALQGIQSVPFPVIAMIAGLAVGGGCELATACDIRLASGGSRFGIPIGRLGVTLGLTETRAVTGLIGAANLKYLVYSGALATADQALAWGLVQKVVEAGELSAETARLAWNIVESSEVTVRATKQVTALAADPTVTDGHELIRELHAQAYEGNDLREGIDAFLTGRTPNFTDGRIPAHGRA, encoded by the coding sequence ATGATGCGCGTCATAGAAGCTGCAAAGGATCTGCTCGCCGTCCTCGAAGCAGAGCCTTCAGCGGACACCGTGAAGGACATGATCGCAGTCCAGACACTGGCGCTGGGGAACAAGACCGCCGTCGTGGTCACGCTCACCCGCCCGGCCCAGCACAACGCCCTGACCCTCGCCGGCTGGCAGCGCCTGGGCGCGGTCTTCACCGACCTACGCGATGACCCCGCTGTGCGTGTCGTCATCGTGAGGGGCGCCGGGGGACGGGCCTTCGGTGCAGGCGCCGACATCTCGGAGTTCCCCGCAAAGCGCCTAGGGACCACCGCGGCAGACCGCTACAACGCAGCGATCGCCGTGGCCCTGCAGGGGATCCAGTCCGTACCCTTCCCGGTGATCGCCATGATCGCCGGCCTGGCCGTCGGCGGCGGATGCGAACTCGCAACAGCCTGCGACATCCGCTTGGCCAGCGGCGGCTCGCGTTTCGGCATTCCGATCGGCAGGCTCGGGGTGACGTTGGGGCTCACCGAGACACGCGCCGTCACCGGCCTCATCGGGGCCGCCAACCTCAAATACCTCGTCTACAGCGGCGCCCTCGCCACAGCGGACCAGGCCTTGGCCTGGGGCCTTGTCCAAAAGGTCGTCGAGGCCGGGGAACTGAGTGCCGAGACGGCCCGCTTGGCATGGAACATTGTCGAAAGCTCGGAAGTCACCGTGAGGGCTACCAAACAGGTAACGGCGCTCGCCGCCGACCCCACGGTCACGGATGGGCACGAACTGATCCGTGAACTGCACGCCCAGGCCTACGAGGGAAACGATCTCCGCGAAGGAATCGACGCATTTCTCACCGGCCGGACCCCGAATTTCACTGACGGAAGGATCCCCGCTCATGGCCGCGCTTGA
- a CDS encoding ABC transporter permease, with amino-acid sequence MTLLKGGGRLSLVQRIALPGAWLLLIIGFGIANPHVFLTPATFQTMFGSQAVLLVLTLALIVPLTAGDYDLSVGAVLTLSAMMIAILNVQYGWPIWAAIMAALAMGLLVGFLNGIIMVFFGIESLIVTLGMGTLLGGITLWVSNSATISGISHTLVDWVIVKRFGGISLAFFYAVGLCALLWWIMEYTSVGRRLLFVGRGRNVSKLSGVRVGRVRVGALMGSSTLAAVAGVLYAGTSGGADPTSGTNLLLPAFAAAFLGATSIMPGRFNPWGTAIAVYFLVTGITGLQLMGIQSYVQQLFYGGALLVAVALSQLSRRRVPLDNG; translated from the coding sequence ATGACCCTACTCAAAGGCGGAGGCCGGCTCAGCCTTGTTCAGCGCATCGCACTGCCCGGGGCGTGGCTACTGCTGATCATAGGTTTCGGCATCGCCAATCCCCACGTCTTCCTGACCCCGGCGACGTTCCAGACGATGTTCGGCTCCCAAGCCGTCCTCCTCGTCCTGACACTGGCCCTGATCGTTCCCCTCACCGCCGGCGACTACGATCTTTCGGTCGGTGCGGTGCTCACCCTGTCGGCCATGATGATCGCTATCCTGAACGTCCAATACGGATGGCCCATCTGGGCCGCGATCATGGCCGCCCTCGCGATGGGCCTGCTGGTCGGTTTCCTCAACGGCATCATCATGGTCTTCTTCGGAATTGAATCGCTGATCGTCACCCTCGGCATGGGTACCTTGCTCGGCGGAATTACCCTCTGGGTCAGCAACTCCGCAACCATTTCGGGAATCTCGCACACTCTGGTGGACTGGGTCATCGTAAAACGCTTTGGCGGTATATCCTTGGCGTTCTTTTACGCCGTCGGCTTGTGCGCCCTGCTGTGGTGGATCATGGAATACACCTCCGTTGGACGCCGCCTGCTCTTCGTTGGGCGTGGCCGGAATGTCTCCAAGCTCAGCGGTGTCCGCGTCGGACGCGTACGGGTCGGCGCGCTGATGGGGTCCTCGACCCTTGCTGCAGTCGCGGGAGTCCTTTACGCCGGGACCTCAGGCGGCGCCGATCCCACCTCGGGCACGAACCTCTTGCTTCCCGCTTTCGCAGCGGCGTTCCTCGGAGCGACGAGCATCATGCCCGGCAGATTCAATCCGTGGGGGACTGCCATCGCCGTGTACTTCCTGGTCACGGGAATCACGGGGCTACAACTGATGGGGATCCAGTCCTACGTCCAGCAGCTCTTCTACGGCGGTGCCCTGCTCGTAGCGGTCGCCTTGTCCCAGCTATCCCGACGCCGGGTTCCATTGGACAACGGATGA